Proteins encoded in a region of the Pirellulaceae bacterium genome:
- a CDS encoding DUF1549 domain-containing protein: MWPWRDWVIRAFQRNMPFDRFVSQQLAGDLLPGATQDQKIATGFNPNHRFTIEGGVFDEEYRVMYVNDKTTTAGTLFLGLTLECSRCHDHKYDPISMKEYYQLYAFFDSNAEKGIGEKDKPIAPAFNVGSGYVMVMQDIFCRAAHSTSKAR, translated from the coding sequence ATGTGGCCGTGGCGTGATTGGGTGATTCGCGCCTTTCAACGGAACATGCCGTTTGATCGGTTTGTCAGTCAGCAGCTGGCTGGTGATTTACTGCCAGGTGCTACGCAGGATCAAAAGATTGCGACCGGATTCAATCCCAATCATCGATTCACGATTGAAGGTGGCGTCTTCGATGAAGAGTATCGTGTGATGTACGTCAACGATAAGACGACCACTGCTGGAACGTTATTTCTCGGCCTGACGCTGGAGTGCTCGCGGTGTCACGATCACAAGTATGATCCGATTTCCATGAAGGAGTATTACCAGTTATACGCCTTCTTCGACAGTAATGCGGAAAAGGGCATCGGAGAAAAAGATAAGCCGATCGCGCCTGCCTTCAATGTGGGCAGCGGGTACGTCATGGTGATGCAAGATATATTTTGCAGGGCGGCCCATTCGACCAGCAAGGCGAGGTAG
- a CDS encoding DUF1549 domain-containing protein has product MVRLSLVSVIGPVLSVRGEEQIDFGRDIQPILANHCYACHGPGEKVREAGLRLDRRQSAVEHEAVVPGQADDSELIRRILSDESDEQMPPAEFNKPLLEAQKQLLRNWIDQGAEYGRHWAFKPIAKPVPKVVENDWARSELDQFVLKRLQGRGIDPAAETDRECYLRRVTLDLTGLPPTIAELDALLADRSVDAYEKVVERLLQSDDYAERMATIWLDNAATRTATVFNSTTSGRCGRGVIG; this is encoded by the coding sequence ATGGTTCGGCTGAGCTTGGTTAGCGTGATCGGTCCAGTCCTCTCCGTTCGTGGTGAGGAACAGATCGATTTTGGCCGCGACATCCAGCCGATCTTGGCGAATCACTGCTACGCTTGTCATGGTCCCGGTGAAAAGGTCCGTGAGGCGGGGCTGCGACTCGATCGCCGTCAATCGGCGGTCGAACATGAGGCGGTCGTACCGGGTCAGGCAGATGACAGCGAGCTGATTCGGCGGATCCTGAGTGATGAATCGGATGAGCAGATGCCTCCAGCGGAGTTCAATAAACCGTTGCTCGAGGCGCAGAAGCAGCTCTTGCGGAATTGGATTGATCAGGGTGCCGAATACGGTCGGCATTGGGCATTCAAGCCCATTGCGAAACCTGTTCCAAAGGTTGTCGAAAACGATTGGGCTCGCAGCGAATTGGATCAGTTTGTGCTGAAACGTTTGCAGGGTCGAGGGATCGATCCGGCTGCGGAGACCGATCGAGAGTGCTATTTGCGACGCGTGACGCTTGACCTTACGGGCTTGCCACCGACGATTGCCGAATTGGATGCGTTGCTTGCGGATCGTTCGGTTGACGCTTACGAAAAAGTAGTCGAAAGGCTACTTCAGAGTGATGATTACGCGGAGCGGATGGCAACGATCTGGCTGGACAATGCTGCTACGCGGACAGCAACGGTTTTCAATTCGACAACGTCCGGCAGATGTGGCCGTGGCGTGATTGGGTGA